The following proteins are encoded in a genomic region of Polynucleobacter paludilacus:
- a CDS encoding glycosyltransferase family 4 protein: MKIMIITDAWDPQVNGVVRTLKQTRAELIAMGHEVEMITPNDFKTIPCPTYPDISLSLFPGKTVARKIKEFAPDAMHIATEGPLGLSARAYAVKNKLPLSTAYHTRFPEYVKARTGIPLALTYAFLRWFHKPSMAVMAPTVVVKQDLEKYGFQNVVLWSRGVDLDIFKMQESKRLNSAHPIFLYVGRVAVEKNINAFLEIDLPGSKWVVGDGPAMEGIKHKYPEVNYLGVLNQHELAEVYAAADVFVFPSKTDTFGLVLLEAMACGTPVAAYPVTGPIDVLGDSPAGAMNEDLREACMQALTIPREVARAHAEKFSWRAASEQFARHLKPVPSTEVHVTALA; this comes from the coding sequence ATGAAAATCATGATCATCACTGATGCATGGGATCCGCAGGTTAATGGCGTTGTTAGAACCCTGAAGCAAACTCGTGCCGAACTCATTGCGATGGGTCACGAAGTAGAGATGATCACTCCCAATGATTTCAAGACCATTCCCTGCCCTACTTACCCCGATATTTCTTTATCTTTATTTCCTGGCAAGACTGTTGCCAGAAAGATTAAAGAATTTGCACCCGATGCAATGCATATCGCGACCGAAGGTCCCTTAGGCTTATCTGCGCGCGCTTATGCAGTAAAGAACAAGCTACCCCTCTCTACCGCGTATCACACCCGTTTTCCAGAATATGTAAAAGCCCGCACTGGCATTCCACTGGCCCTAACTTATGCCTTCTTGCGCTGGTTCCATAAGCCTTCCATGGCAGTGATGGCGCCAACTGTAGTGGTTAAGCAAGATTTAGAAAAGTATGGCTTTCAGAATGTGGTGCTTTGGTCAAGAGGCGTTGATCTGGATATCTTCAAGATGCAAGAGTCAAAGCGGCTCAATTCTGCTCACCCAATCTTTCTATATGTTGGTCGCGTAGCGGTTGAAAAGAATATCAATGCCTTTTTAGAAATTGATTTGCCTGGTTCCAAATGGGTAGTTGGTGATGGCCCCGCGATGGAAGGCATTAAACACAAGTATCCCGAAGTCAATTATTTGGGCGTTCTCAATCAACATGAGTTAGCTGAGGTCTATGCAGCTGCTGATGTCTTTGTTTTCCCCAGCAAAACCGATACCTTTGGTTTGGTCTTGCTGGAGGCAATGGCTTGCGGCACTCCCGTCGCAGCCTACCCAGTGACTGGTCCAATTGATGTCTTGGGGGACTCTCCTGCTGGGGCGATGAACGAGGATTTGCGCGAGGCTTGCATGCAAGCCCTGACGATCCCACGTGAAGTCGCCCGGGCCCATGCTGAGAAATTCTCCTGGCGGGCTGCCTCTGAGCAATTTGCACGCCACCTCAAACCGGTGCCTTCCACTGAAGTGCATGTGACCGCGCTTGCCTAA
- a CDS encoding diacylglycerol kinase — translation MSSYHIDQNPHKGNKGLTRAWHAAKNSWCGVVYAFKEESAFRQELTLLIICTPIALFLNVSILEKVALICSIIMVLVVELLNSSVEAAIDRISFEHHDLSKRAKDFGSAAVMLALLVAVLIWLGVCAPLVSKL, via the coding sequence TTGAGTAGCTATCATATCGACCAAAACCCCCACAAGGGCAACAAAGGTTTGACTAGAGCATGGCATGCCGCCAAGAATTCATGGTGTGGAGTGGTCTACGCCTTTAAAGAGGAAAGTGCATTTAGGCAGGAATTAACGCTGCTGATTATTTGCACTCCGATTGCCCTCTTTCTGAACGTCAGCATTCTAGAAAAAGTGGCACTGATCTGCTCCATCATCATGGTCTTAGTCGTGGAGCTCCTCAATTCCAGCGTGGAAGCGGCGATTGATCGAATCTCCTTTGAGCACCACGATTTATCGAAAAGAGCCAAGGATTTTGGCTCTGCAGCCGTCATGTTGGCCCTGTTAGTAGCTGTTTTGATCTGGCTAGGGGTCTGCGCGCCCCTTGTCTCAAAACTGTAA
- a CDS encoding GNAT family N-acetyltransferase: MPKKFSKLRPLKKLFSKKIAKKLFGKKFALKPRALTPVTQDHVVAKPASKPKRPAFQITWATTPNEVKEAQRLRYKVFAEEMGANLAQNSEGLDVDEFDAYCDHLLIRDQETLKVVGTYRVLPPHKAQEIGRLYSDSEFDLTRLNHLRPKMVELGRSCVHADYRSGAVIMSLWSGLAQYMQKHHYEIMLGCASIPMADGGHFAASLYNSLSEEQMAPTENHAFPRLPLPLDKLNGGLDVEPPPLIKGYLKLGAKICSAPAWDPDFNTADLLTMLRLSEINPRYAKHFLNI, from the coding sequence ATGCCTAAGAAATTCAGTAAGTTACGCCCTTTAAAGAAACTGTTTTCTAAGAAGATTGCCAAGAAACTCTTTGGTAAGAAATTTGCGCTCAAGCCCCGTGCCTTGACCCCAGTAACTCAAGATCACGTTGTTGCCAAGCCAGCGAGCAAACCGAAGCGCCCTGCTTTTCAAATTACTTGGGCCACTACACCTAATGAGGTTAAAGAAGCGCAAAGATTGCGCTACAAGGTGTTTGCTGAGGAGATGGGGGCTAATCTTGCCCAAAACAGCGAAGGTCTTGATGTTGATGAATTCGATGCCTATTGCGACCATTTATTGATTCGCGACCAAGAGACTTTAAAAGTAGTGGGTACCTATCGTGTTCTGCCGCCCCATAAGGCTCAGGAAATTGGTCGCCTCTACTCTGATTCTGAGTTTGATCTGACCCGCTTGAACCACTTGCGTCCAAAGATGGTGGAATTAGGCCGCTCTTGCGTGCACGCTGACTATCGCTCTGGCGCCGTCATTATGTCCTTGTGGAGTGGTTTGGCTCAGTACATGCAAAAACATCACTATGAAATCATGCTTGGTTGCGCCAGTATCCCAATGGCGGATGGCGGTCACTTTGCAGCGAGTCTTTATAACTCCCTCTCAGAAGAGCAAATGGCTCCTACCGAGAACCATGCCTTCCCTCGCCTGCCGTTGCCATTAGACAAACTCAATGGCGGCCTGGATGTTGAGCCTCCACCATTGATTAAAGGCTACCTGAAGTTGGGCGCCAAGATTTGTAGCGCTCCAGCTTGGGATCCCGATTTCAATACAGCCGACCTCTTAACCATGTTGCGTCTGTCTGAAATTAATCCGCGTTACGCTAAACACTTCCTCAATATCTAA